The Magnolia sinica isolate HGM2019 chromosome 10, MsV1, whole genome shotgun sequence genome includes a window with the following:
- the LOC131258152 gene encoding uncharacterized protein LOC131258152, with product MVATKEFVSFLEQILEALNKGEIPSTGSLVEVFNKAILEHCLELYNQRMERLGLPVSVPMLRQAHDESREEAMKVFDEQHFGRHHAKWFVDKLDEEIQKIYKNFILANEYHQSYVRNCTRGVRIKWTNSKS from the exons ATGGTGGCCACGAAGGAGTTCGTATCTTTTTTAGAGCAG ATTCTTGAGGCCTTGAACAAAGGAGAGATTCCATCGACGGGTTCTCTAGTTGAGGTTTTCAATAAGGCGATTCTTGAGCACTGCTTGGAGTTATACAATCAAAGGATGGAGAGGCTGGGGCTGCCAGTCTCAGTGCCCATGCTGCGGCAAGCACATGATGAATCAAGAGAAGAAGCAATGAAAGTCTTCGACGAGCAGCATTTTGGTCGACATCATGCTAAATGGTTTGTAGATAAGTTGGATGAAGAAATACAGAAG ATATACAAGAATTTCATTCTGGCAAATGAATATCACCAAAGTTATGTGAGAAACTGTACACGAGGTGTGAGGATAAAATGGACCAACTCCAAGTCCTGA